The DNA sequence AGGTCGGATCATCTCTCTATCAAACTGATCCAAATTTAAAGTCCTATTATACTGTTGGGtctgttatttatttattttcagcCTATATATACTGCTGAGCTAGTTAAATATTTCACAATCGACGAACTACTCTAATACCATGATATAAATCCATAAAGTCTTAGCCTTAAAACAAATTAGTAATATGAGTGGTCTATTAGACTTATGTAGCTATTtcagatactccctccgtcccacattaagttaagagtcacacttttccatttcggtccgtccccaattaagagtcacacttcatttttaccataaatagtaagtaggtctcacattccactaactcaattcactcacattttattataaaaccaatattaaaaaatgggtcccacattccactaactttttcaaccaacttttctttacatttcttaaaacccgtgtccggtcaaagagtgactcctaataggagacggagggagtatctttttacattatttatttattttgccaTGCAGGAAAAATACATGGTACCACTGAGGCCCGGGACGCAGCCAATGAGACCGGAAACGCTGCCAAAGCCCGTGATATTCCACGACGGCCGGCTCGTTCAGAAACCAACACCATCCCGGGCTCTACTAATCACTCTATGGCTCCCATTCGGGATTATATTATCAATTCTACGTGTGTTCACACTTTCGATAGTACCAATTTCAATGAATCGCTACATCATGTACGTGCTCGGGTGCCCAGTAACAACAAGAGGAGCTCCCACGCATTTCCCCGGGGGCAAGGGCATGGCCTTCGTGTGCAACCACCGCACCGTCTGCGACGCCGTCGTCGTCTCCTCCTGCCTCCGCCGCATGACCACCACCGTCTCCTACTCCGTACCAAGCTTCAGCGAGTTCATATCCCCAATCAAAACCTCCAGGCTCACGCGCGACCGCGCCAAAGACGCCCGATTGATCGAGCAAATCTTGAACCAAGGCAAGTTCCTCGTGATGTGCCCCGAGGGAACAACGTGCCGGGAGCCATACTTGCTTAGATTCTCCGCATTGTTCGCGGAGCTGACCGACCGCATCGTGCCGGTAGCCCTATCCATAAAAACGGGCATGTTCCACGGCTCCACGGCACGAGGCCACAAATGGCTCGACCCATTCTTCTTATACATGAACCCTTTTCCGGTCTACGATGTCACCTTTTTGGAGATGTTGCCGCCACACGAGACTTGCAAGGCCGGAAAATCGAGCTTCGACGTTGCAAATAATGTTCAAAAAATGATTGCCGAGACGTTGGGGTATAAGTGCACCACTCTTACGAGGAAGGATAAGTATGGAATGTTGGCTCGGACGGATGGCCTCGTCAACAGCAAAGCTACTGCTTGATTCATTATTTGCTATTTcggtttaattaaaaatacactTTGCAACATAACGATGGCCTAAATTGTTTGTTCCACTCTATGTTTTGTACTTTGTTAAATAAAGAGTGTAATTTTCATGAACACATTCATATTGATGTTTAgctatttataattactactccgataaaataaaataaaatacgaattactaatcaaaactaattaacGAGAGACATAATCTAGATAGCGTTCCTTCAGGACATCCGATAAAATTGGAACGATAAATAGAAGATTAGCGGTCTGGAGCCCGCATTTAACGTCTTGGCCGTTCTTCCTTCGGTTCTCTATATTCTCGGTCTGCCTCTTTTCTTGCTGAGGTTCGGTCTTGGTGGTCAGATGTCCCACTCGTGGTTCGCCATGTCTGTAACAGTGTGTACCCAAATGTGTGTCAGCCTTGAGGCCGCACCGACAGCTTCACGCATGGCCGCCCTTTCAGCTTCGAGTAGGCTCTGGATGCGGTTGAGCCTGTTTTCTACCTCAATTCCGAGTTGTATAATCTCGTTGTCGCTAGATCTCTCCAGTTCCCTTCTCCTACGAGAATTATTAAAGAAGGAGGTGAACATTTCGAATGTGGGTTAGCGTGGATGCCAGACGAACTGCGTCACGCATGGCCGCATATGCGAATAGAGATAGGCGGTAGAAATGAGAGATTATGCACTTCAATATGTGTGAGCTGTGAGGCCTGATGACGGGCAGTGGTGGATGACGGGGGCGGACTATTTCAACCCGGAAAACCGCCAATGTCGCCCCCTCCATCGCCGccggaggaagaagatgactGTTAATGTTTTCCTTAGAGAGAAGAAAACTGCTAAAAGAAACGtagatataattaaagaaGAAATGAGGATTAAAATAGTGCTGGACAAGTTATTATATGGAGAGAATCACTGTTTCTGCAAAAAtggagataaaataaaatgaaagtcTACGAAGAGGGAGATGTGTAAAAAAGATGGGAGTGAGATAAAAGTGAGAGGTTAAGAGTAAAGAGGGTGTgatgaaaagagagaaatagtataaaataatggaGCTTGGTTTGTCACGGGAGTAGTGTGTTGGTCGAATAAAACAATTTACAATTGTCACGGGAGTATTGCTGCTCAGAATCTCCTTCTCACGACACACACAAGTACATAACACAAGGTGAAACAGTCACGGGAGAGGAGGATGCTTCCTCCATTTGATAAAAAAGTCGAGCagtttaattattcatttaagtATTAAATTCTCTGGTTATGGTTAtgataaattcataaataattagtaatcacaaattaatagtactattaaattttagcCATTTGATTATTACAATTACTGtcctatttttcctttttcgttcgTCCGCCAATAAATGtcgcatttcacttttatcatatttgTTAAGTGGACTATACATCCCACTAACTCATaccattcacattttattataaaaccaatatataaaataggtctcacattccaccaatttttctacccattttacttcataaagtcaaataatttcttaaaactcgtgtcggtcaaatatgagacatttaatggtggacggatggagtaaatTAGAAGATATAGTGGTTAAAATAATGTCATGGGATTAAAATCATTTCTTATATATGGTAGTTAAAATTAGTCACTTTCTTTCTCCTCAAATTcgtcttaaaattttaaatttacatagcTCTCTcggtttaaattattttttggtaaaaaatatatcaaattaattaaaggtaatttcataaggattctaacaagatctcaattgcatatgttccgacgaatttttatttcaatttccaattaaattcgaattatgcttatttattaaatagaCTATAGGCCATTTGtgatcctaaacatatgacaatttttcgattttggtctaaaacattatcttttgaattattgcatCCTGAACAAATGAAAACGGTCCGAATTTAGTCCATTTTGGATGAAACcgtcaaatttttaattgtcaACGACAATTAAGTGAATTTTAACTGGATTAAcaacttttaatttgaatatttaggACCACAAATGGCCTTTAGTCTTTTtataacaaaacaataataaatagattatactagtatttaaagaaaattgaagGGTCTCCTACtcatattctaattaaaaattattaatccaGTCAAAGTTTACTTAATTGTTGTTgaatgttaaaattttgaatgttCCATCCAAAATGGACTGAATCCGgaccattttcatttgttcataatgtaataaatcaaaagataatgttttgtATCAAAATCGTAAATCATCATGTGTTAGAACTACAAATGACTTTAAATGcgattattagtattaatatcTCATTGAATGCGAATTAATATTACACTGTAAACGGAGTCTTATGCTCAAATAAAAGAGTGGGCATATGAATTATTTGAGATATGTATGAA is a window from the Salvia hispanica cultivar TCC Black 2014 chromosome 1, UniMelb_Shisp_WGS_1.0, whole genome shotgun sequence genome containing:
- the LOC125186308 gene encoding glycerol-3-phosphate acyltransferase RAM2-like — encoded protein: MAGVTGDSVKLKASAIAWMQIGDRREWRKKSKEWRRKVCHVDNRQNQTVVSDMDGTLLVGRSSFAYFALIAFDVGGILRLMLLLLAAPFAGLLYHFVSESAGIKVLIFATFAGVKVSSIESAAAAVLPKHYSEDLHPETWRVFASCGRKCVLTANPRIMVEPFLQNYLGVDVVLGTEISSFKGVATGLVAGNGVLVGESKAVALRKAFRDQEMPHVGLGDRETDIPFLKLCKEKYMVPLRPGTQPMRPETLPKPVIFHDGRLVQKPTPSRALLITLWLPFGIILSILRVFTLSIVPISMNRYIMYVLGCPVTTRGAPTHFPGGKGMAFVCNHRTVCDAVVVSSCLRRMTTTVSYSVPSFSEFISPIKTSRLTRDRAKDARLIEQILNQGKFLVMCPEGTTCREPYLLRFSALFAELTDRIVPVALSIKTGMFHGSTARGHKWLDPFFLYMNPFPVYDVTFLEMLPPHETCKAGKSSFDVANNVQKMIAETLGYKCTTLTRKDKYGMLARTDGLVNSKATA